In Vulpes lagopus strain Blue_001 chromosome 1, ASM1834538v1, whole genome shotgun sequence, a genomic segment contains:
- the LOC121501424 gene encoding olfactory receptor 5H2-like, whose amino-acid sequence MERENATLLTELILTGLTYEPQWKIPLFLMFLVIYLLTIVGNLGLIALIWNDPQLHIPMYLFLGSLAFVDAWVSSTVTPKMLVNFFAKRKVISLSECMIQFFSFAISATTECFLLATMAYDRYVAICKPLLYPVIMSNTLCIWLLVLSLLGGLLHAIIHNALLFRLTFCDSIIVHHFYCDIIPLLKITCTDPSINYLIVFIFAGSIQMFTILIVLVSYTLVLFTILRKKSLQGIKKAFSTCGAHLLSVSLYYGALAFMYVRPVAAQSEDQDMIDSLFYTIIIPFLNPIIYSLRNQKVIDSLRKTLKRNS is encoded by the coding sequence ATGGAAAGGGAAAATGCAACCTTGTTGACAGAGCTGATTCTCACAGGCCTCACATATGAACCACAGTGGAAAATCCCTCTATTTTTGATGTTCTTGGTTATCTATCTTCTCACCATTGTGGGGAACCTTGGTCTGATTGCTCTCATCTGGAATGACCCTCAGCTTCACATCCCCATGTACTTGTTCCTTGGCAGTCTGGCATTTGTAGATGCCTGGGTATCATCCACAGTGACCCCCAAGATGCTGGTCAACTTCTTTGCCAAGAGAAAagtgatctctctctctgaatgtaTGATAcagtttttctcctttgcaaTCAGTGCAACGACGGAATGCTTTTTGCTGGCAACAATGGCTTATGATCGCTATGTAGCCATATGCAAACCATTACTTTACCCAGTGATTATGTCCAATACACTATGCATCTGGCTGTTAGTTTTGTCACTTTTAGGTGGACTTCTCCATGCCATAATTCATAATGCTTTGTTATTCAGACTAACCTTCTGCGATTCCATCATAGTACATCACTTTTATTGTGACATTATACCCCTGCTTAAGATCACCTGTACTGACCCTTCTATTAATTATCTgatagtatttatttttgctggGTCAATACAGATGTTCACCATTCTGATAGTTCTTGTCTCCTACACACTAGTGCTCTTCACAATATTAAGAAAGAAGTCTCTACAAGGCATAAAGAAAGCCTTCTCCACCTGTGGGGCCCATCTCTTATCTGTTTCCTTGTACTATGGTGCTCTGGCCTTCATGTATGTGCGTCCCGTAGCTGCACAGTCAGAAGATCAAGATATGATAGACTCTCTCTTTTACACCATCATAATTCCTTTCTTAAACCCAATTATCTACAGCTTGAGAAACCAGAAAGTCATAGATTCATTGAGAAAAACATTAAAGAGAAATTCTTAG